In one window of Bos taurus isolate L1 Dominette 01449 registration number 42190680 breed Hereford chromosome 15, ARS-UCD2.0, whole genome shotgun sequence DNA:
- the FAM111B gene encoding serine protease FAM111B isoform X3, producing the protein MPGLLRSNRGGLSVSSPLGEWKDTCGLLEESHILLGLIMNFIKTEENTSFSATGNDQSTRPEASKDTVIEEACSGTPVDQSLSDIRERNSTIKVKSEVIEQETSSERQNPHVSTSEKCLFTFSLNERRRKLDHRVFTAFGGPNENIYSVLSADDHFSERMKKHVNKNIIVYEEETIKAYINLGMPLRCLPSGSHLKITFGQRSNEKDDQVLRPCKNPDTECILFHVVAIGKTRKMIVKINELHVQGTTLCVYALKGETIKEALCNDGRFLSNLDTLEWTLRDHKNIYGKQSIVDIVSGKVLELEILKKLSIKKCTHIKIKPEDENATADISLQALTQSKSKAHEPEKDGETEDVEHNREKILPCQSLGLDIKHKTRRSISKIKRYYNNNLYKRLRRKITRVRRRPSLGRLYAILAIQRETTNLWVKNLQILNKVMMHQYPNFNKEALRIQKYFQEERERMKLTTSKQFSMYKHYFGKVTENSVSVAICERLVHLSKSVGFMKWDNNGNTGNATCFVFNDGFIFTCRHVLHLIVGEGTDRKSWPDIISTCVKVTFTYKEFCPNDVDWLSFEPWFMVSGETLDYAILKLSENGNGFPPGLSKLIFRQPSDGLLYLIGHPEGQIKKIDGCSVISLEQRLERYKEHYSDGVVPGSCSDIYNAFPMFTQRSFLSEVWSTNTLSYDTYFSSGSSGSPVFNASGKLVAMHSFGHFYSHVNKAYALIEFGYSMESILCDIKQKDENLYKLLQEEKNESHNEEKDNKQELSLQESQIESMQY; encoded by the exons atgcctgggcttctaagatccaaccggggaggcctcagtgtctcctctcctttgggagaatggaaggacacctgcggcctac TGGAAGAAAGTCATATTCTCTTGGGACTCATCATGAATTTCATAAAGACTGAAGAGAATACATCATTCAGTGCTACAGGAAATGACCAGAGTACCAGACCTGAAGCATCAAAG gATACTGTCATAGAGGAGGCATGTTCTGGCACACCTGTTGATCAGTCTCTGTCTGACATACGAGAACGTAACAGCACCATTAAAGTTAAAAGTGAAGTCATTGAGCAGGAAACATCCTCTGAACGACAGAACCCACACGTGAGCACCAGTGAGAAATGTCTTTTCACCTTTAGTTTGAATGAACGCCGCAGGAAGTTAGACCATAGAGTGTTTACAGCATTTGGTGGGCCCAATGAGAATATCTATTCAGTTCTGAGTGCTGATGACCATTTCAGTGAAAGGATGAAGAAACATGTAAATAAGAACATCATTGTTTATGAAGAAGAAACAATAAAAGCGTATATAAATTTAGGAATGCCTCTCAGATGCCTACCTAGTGGTTCCCATTTGAAAATAACATTTGGTCAAAGGAGTAACGAGAAAGATGATCAGGTATTACGCCCATGTAAAAATCCAGACActgaatgcattctttttcacgtTGTTGCTATTGGGAAGACCAGAAAGATGATTGTTAAGATTAATGAACTTCATGTACAAGGAACTACACTTTGTGTCTATGCCTTGAAAGGTGAGACTATCAAAGAAGCCCTTTGCAATGATGGCCGATTTCTCTCAAATCTAGACACACTTGAGTGGACACTAAGAGATCACAAAAACATTTATGGAAAACAGTCCATTGTGGATATAGTATCTGGAAAAGTCTTAGAATTGGAAATTCTTAAAAAACTGTCTATCAAGAAATGTACccatataaaaattaaaccaGAAGATGAAAATGCCACTGCAGATATCAGTCTGCAGGCTTTAACACAGTCTAAGAGCAAAGCCCATGAACcagagaaagatggagaaactgaagatGTAGAACACAACAGAGAAAAAATTCTCCCATGTCAGAGTCTAGGGCTTGATATTAAACATAAGACACGCCGGTCCATTTCCAAAATTAAACGTTATTACAATAATAATCTCTACAAAAGACTTCGGAGAAAAATCACACGAGTTAGGCGAAGGCCCTCTCTAGGTAGGCTATATGCTATTCTGGCAATCCAAAGGGAGACAACTAATCTCTGGGTAAAGAATTTACAAATATTGAATAAAGTTATGATGCATCAGTATCCAAATTTTAATAAAGAAGCACTTCGGATACAAAAGTATTTTCAGGAAGAACGGGAGAGAATGAAACTGACAACGTCTAAACAATTCAGCATGTATAAACATTACTTTGGAAAAGTGACTGAAAATTCTGTTTCAGTTGCAATCTGTGAACGTCTTGTTCATCTTAGTAAGTCAGTTGGATTCATGAAATGGGACAATAATGGAAACACAGGCAATGCTACTTGCTTTGTTTTCAACGATGGTTTTATTTTCACCTGTAGACATGTTTTACACCTCATCGTGGGAGAAGGTACAGATCGAAAGTCATGGCCAGATATAATAAGCACATGTGTAAAGGTTACTTTTACTTATAAAGAGTTCTGCCCTAACGATGTTGATTGGCTTTCCTTTGAGCCATGGTTTATGGTGTCTGGTGAAACTCTAGATTATGCCATTTTAAAACTGAGTGAAAATGGAAATGGATTTCCTCCAGGTCTGTCAAAACTGATTTTTCGTCAACCATCTGATGGTTTACTTTATTTAATTGGTCACCCAGAAGGCCAGATCAAGAAAATAGATGGTTGTTCTGTGATTTCTCTAGAGCAACGGTTAGAGAGGTACAAAGAACATTATTCAGATGGGGTAGTACCAGGATCCTGTTCAGACATTTATAATGCTTTCCCTATGTTTACCCAGAGAAGTTTCTTGTCAGAGGTGTGGAGCACTAACACACTTAGTTATGATACTTATTTTTCTAGTGGGTCTTCTGGCTCCCCAGTGTTTAATGCATCTGGCAAGTTGGTTGCTATGCACAGCTTTGGGCATTTTTATAGCCATGTAAATAAGGCTTATGCCCTTATTGAATTTGGCTATTCTATGGAATCTATTCTTTGTGATATTAAACAGAAAGATGAGAACTTGTACAAATTAttacaagaagagaaaaatgagagcCACAATGAAGAGAAAGATAACAAACAAGAACTGTCACTTCAAGAAAGTCAGATTGAATCCATGCAATATTAG
- the FAM111B gene encoding serine protease FAM111B isoform X2 has translation MPGLLRSNRGGLSVSSPLGEWKDTCGLLVEESHILLGLIMNFIKTEENTSFSATGNDQSTRPEASKDTVIEEACSGTPVDQSLSDIRERNSTIKVKSEVIEQETSSERQNPHVSTSEKCLFTFSLNERRRKLDHRVFTAFGGPNENIYSVLSADDHFSERMKKHVNKNIIVYEEETIKAYINLGMPLRCLPSGSHLKITFGQRSNEKDDQVLRPCKNPDTECILFHVVAIGKTRKMIVKINELHVQGTTLCVYALKGETIKEALCNDGRFLSNLDTLEWTLRDHKNIYGKQSIVDIVSGKVLELEILKKLSIKKCTHIKIKPEDENATADISLQALTQSKSKAHEPEKDGETEDVEHNREKILPCQSLGLDIKHKTRRSISKIKRYYNNNLYKRLRRKITRVRRRPSLGRLYAILAIQRETTNLWVKNLQILNKVMMHQYPNFNKEALRIQKYFQEERERMKLTTSKQFSMYKHYFGKVTENSVSVAICERLVHLSKSVGFMKWDNNGNTGNATCFVFNDGFIFTCRHVLHLIVGEGTDRKSWPDIISTCVKVTFTYKEFCPNDVDWLSFEPWFMVSGETLDYAILKLSENGNGFPPGLSKLIFRQPSDGLLYLIGHPEGQIKKIDGCSVISLEQRLERYKEHYSDGVVPGSCSDIYNAFPMFTQRSFLSEVWSTNTLSYDTYFSSGSSGSPVFNASGKLVAMHSFGHFYSHVNKAYALIEFGYSMESILCDIKQKDENLYKLLQEEKNESHNEEKDNKQELSLQESQIESMQY, from the exons atgcctgggcttctaagatccaaccggggaggcctcagtgtctcctctcctttgggagaatggaaggacacctgcggcctac TAGTGGAAGAAAGTCATATTCTCTTGGGACTCATCATGAATTTCATAAAGACTGAAGAGAATACATCATTCAGTGCTACAGGAAATGACCAGAGTACCAGACCTGAAGCATCAAAG gATACTGTCATAGAGGAGGCATGTTCTGGCACACCTGTTGATCAGTCTCTGTCTGACATACGAGAACGTAACAGCACCATTAAAGTTAAAAGTGAAGTCATTGAGCAGGAAACATCCTCTGAACGACAGAACCCACACGTGAGCACCAGTGAGAAATGTCTTTTCACCTTTAGTTTGAATGAACGCCGCAGGAAGTTAGACCATAGAGTGTTTACAGCATTTGGTGGGCCCAATGAGAATATCTATTCAGTTCTGAGTGCTGATGACCATTTCAGTGAAAGGATGAAGAAACATGTAAATAAGAACATCATTGTTTATGAAGAAGAAACAATAAAAGCGTATATAAATTTAGGAATGCCTCTCAGATGCCTACCTAGTGGTTCCCATTTGAAAATAACATTTGGTCAAAGGAGTAACGAGAAAGATGATCAGGTATTACGCCCATGTAAAAATCCAGACActgaatgcattctttttcacgtTGTTGCTATTGGGAAGACCAGAAAGATGATTGTTAAGATTAATGAACTTCATGTACAAGGAACTACACTTTGTGTCTATGCCTTGAAAGGTGAGACTATCAAAGAAGCCCTTTGCAATGATGGCCGATTTCTCTCAAATCTAGACACACTTGAGTGGACACTAAGAGATCACAAAAACATTTATGGAAAACAGTCCATTGTGGATATAGTATCTGGAAAAGTCTTAGAATTGGAAATTCTTAAAAAACTGTCTATCAAGAAATGTACccatataaaaattaaaccaGAAGATGAAAATGCCACTGCAGATATCAGTCTGCAGGCTTTAACACAGTCTAAGAGCAAAGCCCATGAACcagagaaagatggagaaactgaagatGTAGAACACAACAGAGAAAAAATTCTCCCATGTCAGAGTCTAGGGCTTGATATTAAACATAAGACACGCCGGTCCATTTCCAAAATTAAACGTTATTACAATAATAATCTCTACAAAAGACTTCGGAGAAAAATCACACGAGTTAGGCGAAGGCCCTCTCTAGGTAGGCTATATGCTATTCTGGCAATCCAAAGGGAGACAACTAATCTCTGGGTAAAGAATTTACAAATATTGAATAAAGTTATGATGCATCAGTATCCAAATTTTAATAAAGAAGCACTTCGGATACAAAAGTATTTTCAGGAAGAACGGGAGAGAATGAAACTGACAACGTCTAAACAATTCAGCATGTATAAACATTACTTTGGAAAAGTGACTGAAAATTCTGTTTCAGTTGCAATCTGTGAACGTCTTGTTCATCTTAGTAAGTCAGTTGGATTCATGAAATGGGACAATAATGGAAACACAGGCAATGCTACTTGCTTTGTTTTCAACGATGGTTTTATTTTCACCTGTAGACATGTTTTACACCTCATCGTGGGAGAAGGTACAGATCGAAAGTCATGGCCAGATATAATAAGCACATGTGTAAAGGTTACTTTTACTTATAAAGAGTTCTGCCCTAACGATGTTGATTGGCTTTCCTTTGAGCCATGGTTTATGGTGTCTGGTGAAACTCTAGATTATGCCATTTTAAAACTGAGTGAAAATGGAAATGGATTTCCTCCAGGTCTGTCAAAACTGATTTTTCGTCAACCATCTGATGGTTTACTTTATTTAATTGGTCACCCAGAAGGCCAGATCAAGAAAATAGATGGTTGTTCTGTGATTTCTCTAGAGCAACGGTTAGAGAGGTACAAAGAACATTATTCAGATGGGGTAGTACCAGGATCCTGTTCAGACATTTATAATGCTTTCCCTATGTTTACCCAGAGAAGTTTCTTGTCAGAGGTGTGGAGCACTAACACACTTAGTTATGATACTTATTTTTCTAGTGGGTCTTCTGGCTCCCCAGTGTTTAATGCATCTGGCAAGTTGGTTGCTATGCACAGCTTTGGGCATTTTTATAGCCATGTAAATAAGGCTTATGCCCTTATTGAATTTGGCTATTCTATGGAATCTATTCTTTGTGATATTAAACAGAAAGATGAGAACTTGTACAAATTAttacaagaagagaaaaatgagagcCACAATGAAGAGAAAGATAACAAACAAGAACTGTCACTTCAAGAAAGTCAGATTGAATCCATGCAATATTAG
- the FAM111B gene encoding serine protease FAM111B: MNFIKTEENTSFSATGNDQSTRPEASKDTVIEEACSGTPVDQSLSDIRERNSTIKVKSEVIEQETSSERQNPHVSTSEKCLFTFSLNERRRKLDHRVFTAFGGPNENIYSVLSADDHFSERMKKHVNKNIIVYEEETIKAYINLGMPLRCLPSGSHLKITFGQRSNEKDDQVLRPCKNPDTECILFHVVAIGKTRKMIVKINELHVQGTTLCVYALKGETIKEALCNDGRFLSNLDTLEWTLRDHKNIYGKQSIVDIVSGKVLELEILKKLSIKKCTHIKIKPEDENATADISLQALTQSKSKAHEPEKDGETEDVEHNREKILPCQSLGLDIKHKTRRSISKIKRYYNNNLYKRLRRKITRVRRRPSLGRLYAILAIQRETTNLWVKNLQILNKVMMHQYPNFNKEALRIQKYFQEERERMKLTTSKQFSMYKHYFGKVTENSVSVAICERLVHLSKSVGFMKWDNNGNTGNATCFVFNDGFIFTCRHVLHLIVGEGTDRKSWPDIISTCVKVTFTYKEFCPNDVDWLSFEPWFMVSGETLDYAILKLSENGNGFPPGLSKLIFRQPSDGLLYLIGHPEGQIKKIDGCSVISLEQRLERYKEHYSDGVVPGSCSDIYNAFPMFTQRSFLSEVWSTNTLSYDTYFSSGSSGSPVFNASGKLVAMHSFGHFYSHVNKAYALIEFGYSMESILCDIKQKDENLYKLLQEEKNESHNEEKDNKQELSLQESQIESMQY, from the exons ATGAATTTCATAAAGACTGAAGAGAATACATCATTCAGTGCTACAGGAAATGACCAGAGTACCAGACCTGAAGCATCAAAG gATACTGTCATAGAGGAGGCATGTTCTGGCACACCTGTTGATCAGTCTCTGTCTGACATACGAGAACGTAACAGCACCATTAAAGTTAAAAGTGAAGTCATTGAGCAGGAAACATCCTCTGAACGACAGAACCCACACGTGAGCACCAGTGAGAAATGTCTTTTCACCTTTAGTTTGAATGAACGCCGCAGGAAGTTAGACCATAGAGTGTTTACAGCATTTGGTGGGCCCAATGAGAATATCTATTCAGTTCTGAGTGCTGATGACCATTTCAGTGAAAGGATGAAGAAACATGTAAATAAGAACATCATTGTTTATGAAGAAGAAACAATAAAAGCGTATATAAATTTAGGAATGCCTCTCAGATGCCTACCTAGTGGTTCCCATTTGAAAATAACATTTGGTCAAAGGAGTAACGAGAAAGATGATCAGGTATTACGCCCATGTAAAAATCCAGACActgaatgcattctttttcacgtTGTTGCTATTGGGAAGACCAGAAAGATGATTGTTAAGATTAATGAACTTCATGTACAAGGAACTACACTTTGTGTCTATGCCTTGAAAGGTGAGACTATCAAAGAAGCCCTTTGCAATGATGGCCGATTTCTCTCAAATCTAGACACACTTGAGTGGACACTAAGAGATCACAAAAACATTTATGGAAAACAGTCCATTGTGGATATAGTATCTGGAAAAGTCTTAGAATTGGAAATTCTTAAAAAACTGTCTATCAAGAAATGTACccatataaaaattaaaccaGAAGATGAAAATGCCACTGCAGATATCAGTCTGCAGGCTTTAACACAGTCTAAGAGCAAAGCCCATGAACcagagaaagatggagaaactgaagatGTAGAACACAACAGAGAAAAAATTCTCCCATGTCAGAGTCTAGGGCTTGATATTAAACATAAGACACGCCGGTCCATTTCCAAAATTAAACGTTATTACAATAATAATCTCTACAAAAGACTTCGGAGAAAAATCACACGAGTTAGGCGAAGGCCCTCTCTAGGTAGGCTATATGCTATTCTGGCAATCCAAAGGGAGACAACTAATCTCTGGGTAAAGAATTTACAAATATTGAATAAAGTTATGATGCATCAGTATCCAAATTTTAATAAAGAAGCACTTCGGATACAAAAGTATTTTCAGGAAGAACGGGAGAGAATGAAACTGACAACGTCTAAACAATTCAGCATGTATAAACATTACTTTGGAAAAGTGACTGAAAATTCTGTTTCAGTTGCAATCTGTGAACGTCTTGTTCATCTTAGTAAGTCAGTTGGATTCATGAAATGGGACAATAATGGAAACACAGGCAATGCTACTTGCTTTGTTTTCAACGATGGTTTTATTTTCACCTGTAGACATGTTTTACACCTCATCGTGGGAGAAGGTACAGATCGAAAGTCATGGCCAGATATAATAAGCACATGTGTAAAGGTTACTTTTACTTATAAAGAGTTCTGCCCTAACGATGTTGATTGGCTTTCCTTTGAGCCATGGTTTATGGTGTCTGGTGAAACTCTAGATTATGCCATTTTAAAACTGAGTGAAAATGGAAATGGATTTCCTCCAGGTCTGTCAAAACTGATTTTTCGTCAACCATCTGATGGTTTACTTTATTTAATTGGTCACCCAGAAGGCCAGATCAAGAAAATAGATGGTTGTTCTGTGATTTCTCTAGAGCAACGGTTAGAGAGGTACAAAGAACATTATTCAGATGGGGTAGTACCAGGATCCTGTTCAGACATTTATAATGCTTTCCCTATGTTTACCCAGAGAAGTTTCTTGTCAGAGGTGTGGAGCACTAACACACTTAGTTATGATACTTATTTTTCTAGTGGGTCTTCTGGCTCCCCAGTGTTTAATGCATCTGGCAAGTTGGTTGCTATGCACAGCTTTGGGCATTTTTATAGCCATGTAAATAAGGCTTATGCCCTTATTGAATTTGGCTATTCTATGGAATCTATTCTTTGTGATATTAAACAGAAAGATGAGAACTTGTACAAATTAttacaagaagagaaaaatgagagcCACAATGAAGAGAAAGATAACAAACAAGAACTGTCACTTCAAGAAAGTCAGATTGAATCCATGCAATATTAG